TGATGGGGCTTTTAGCACGGCTCGCACTTGACTACTGCtcccaaaaaaagaaaagagacTGCTGCTCCACACTTTCGCAGGATTAATGGTGGGGGAAAGTGCTCGTTCTCGTCCTCGTCCAGGGGATTCCCACACTCGCCCAACGAGGTGCTAAGCGAGCGTGCTGATTGCTGCCATTTTTGATAAGAAGTCCGCATTAATAATTCCCTTGCGTTGGTTCCCACCGTTTTGACCAGTTCGGTGATATATGGCTCCAACTCCAATGCCTCATTAACACCAGCTACTTCACACCTCGTACGGAAGACAATTTAGGAAGTCATATACAATTATACCTACCGAACTAGATATTAATAGGAAATCTTTCCTAAAACATCCCTAACTACAAACTATgattcaaatcaaatcaaagcTCAACTTCAAATTATTTTCGACAAACtgccaaacaaattgaaaattctGCCCGCCTGCACAGTCGGCTTTCTTCATTAAGCTCTGATCCAAAGAACCAAATCCAAAGATGGCCGACTACACGGGCCTGTTCAGGTGCCACAAGGCGGTGATGATCCTAACCGAGGAGGTCGCACTCGCACCCGCACCCGCACCCGCTCCCGCATCCTGCTGAAAGGATGCATCCTGCTGGTCAGGTTTGCTGCCACATAAACAGGCAAATAAAGAGCCATTTGGTGTGCTTTCATATTCATAAATCTGCTGGCCGGCAAAGTAGTTCGACTGCCCACGTCCATAAATCGACATTTCCCAGAACCGAGTGACTTGAGGGTGGCTCCGGACCAGGCCCAAGGACTGACTGGCTCCCGACTAAATCAAGTGTCTGTTCGGTGTCAGTTTAATTGCAAACGTAAATTGGATGCTGTCATTTGCTACGTTTTCATTTGTTCGAAAGTTGCTCGGCCCTCCCGTTTCCAGATGGAATCTGTGCAGCATGGCACCCCTGGCTGTTGCCATTGACTTTTGCTGCCATCCGTTCTGACGGACACTTCTGCCAGCTGCTCCAGAATCAGAATCTCAGCTAACAGCTCGAATCTGCCCGGAATGCAAACGTTGCACAAATGCCAGTTTTGTTAATTGGACTCATTTTGGTAGCTGGCAGCTTGTGTATTTTAAATTGGCATTTGTGTCATCTAGAAAAGTCGGAGGGTTTTATTCAACATGCAATATTCATCGTACTACCCTGCAGTCCGAGGCCCTTAGACGACCTTTTTCGCCTCCACACTATCTTCCTTCGAGTCGCTCTTGTCGCTGTTCTTCTCGGCGAGGTCCCAGTCGTAGATGAGATCATTGGTGAACTTCAGTCTAAACAGTAAACCCAAGAAGGAGCATCTAATCATCCGATAGTCCGGTTCCTCTTCGAAGCCCAGTTGCCGGGTGTAGCAAATATAGTTGTGGAACTCGCTTGGATAGCCGGCACACAGGCTCTTCGGCGAGGTGGACATCTTCATCTCCATGATCACCTCCGCCTTCTGCAACTTGCTGCTGTGCAAGAGGCCTTGCCACGGCAGGCAACCACGCAGAAGGTACATGAGGACGTAGCCCACCGCTTCCAAGTCATCCCGCCGGGACTGCACGACGCCGCACAGTGCATTAACGGAGGCGTAGCGGGCGGTGCCGGCCCACTTTGTGCCGCGCCTTTGGGGAACATGCCTGTTCTTAGTCATGTCCCAGTACCGCTTGGACAGGCCGAAGTCGATGAGGTGGAGCCGGTGTTTGGTCAGGCCAACGCCCATCAGGAAGTTGTCCGGCTTGATGTCGCGGTGCACGAAGCGATGGAGGTGCAGGTACTCCAATCGGTCCACCATCTGCTCAGCCAGCATTAGTACAGTCTTCATCGAGAAGCGGCGATCACACATCACGAATAGCTTCTCCAACGAGTGGCCCAGCAACTCCATGACCAGCACGTCGTGCCGCCTGTTTGAGAAGAACTGGTACGTCAACGGGACTCCGATACCATATCTCAGCAGATTGTACACCGTGGACTCGACGGGCAAGTGCGAATGGCCGGCATTTTTGCGCTCGACCTTGAGAGCTACGTGGAGTCTCGACGCCAGGTGCTTGCCCTCGTAGATGTCTCCGAAGGATCCGGATCCCAGTTTTCTAATCACCATGATGCTGTTTACGCGGAGCATGGTTTCCAGTTCGTAGTCGTCCATGtctatttttgaaaaaaaagtgCTAAACTATTATATGGCGAAGCTTTACTGCAGTCTGTCACAGTTTTAGCTGACAAGGTTGTCGATGAACTTTTATCGATACCGACTATCACCGAGAATTGAGCAATGGGATATTCACCAACTAACTTTGCAAACAGTTCGTGAATAATAAGATTTTATgacaatatatatttttttattttccatatgTTTCAGACTCAGGAATATATGTCAAACCTCCAACAGGAAATCAAAACTATCAAAATAAGTCTTGAAAAAGGCATTCAAAATGTCTGggcaaaaatataaaagtcgTGTATTCGATTCCCAAGATTTAAGAATAATGCAATCCGAATGCGAGCAGAGGGTAAAACAACTGGAAAAAGATGTTTACGACTGTTGCCGAATGATAAACAATGGCGAAGATGTTGAAGATATCAGCACTGCATGGGAAAAGCCCagggaaaaggaaaatagAGTGTCCTGGGAGTTCGATATGCGTGATTTTCCcattgaaaatatttgcattcagCTGAAAACTAGTCACATCTATGTTCGGGCTCATTATAAGAACGTGAATATCAAGCAAAAAAT
This genomic stretch from Drosophila mauritiana strain mau12 chromosome 2L, ASM438214v1, whole genome shotgun sequence harbors:
- the LOC117150500 gene encoding uncharacterized protein LOC117150500, whose translation is MSGQKYKSRVFDSQDLRIMQSECEQRVKQLEKDVYDCCRMINNGEDVEDISTAWEKPREKENRVSWEFDMRDFPIENICIQLKTSHIYVRAHYKNVNIKQKILMPQNVDTSKLAAILTASGILTISVAIESPISDNQKMRC
- the LOC117150499 gene encoding casein kinase I; the encoded protein is MDDYELETMLRVNSIMVIRKLGSGSFGDIYEGKHLASRLHVALKVERKNAGHSHLPVESTVYNLLRYGIGVPLTYQFFSNRRHDVLVMELLGHSLEKLFVMCDRRFSMKTVLMLAEQMVDRLEYLHLHRFVHRDIKPDNFLMGVGLTKHRLHLIDFGLSKRYWDMTKNRHVPQRRGTKWAGTARYASVNALCGVVQSRRDDLEAVGYVLMYLLRGCLPWQGLLHSSKLQKAEVIMEMKMSTSPKSLCAGYPSEFHNYICYTRQLGFEEEPDYRMIRCSFLGLLFRLKFTNDLIYDWDLAEKNSDKSDSKEDSVEAKKVV